The nucleotide sequence GCTTGCGCCACGCCGCGTCGGGCTCGCGGCCGGGATAGGAGACGCTGGTGGCCGGCAGGTCTTCCGGCTTGACCTGCTTGCCGTAGTTGACCAGTTCCACGCCGCCGATCTCGATCTCCTGATCGGCGTAACCCAACTGGAACGTCAGCATGCACGTCTTGAGCGGACGATCGACCGGACAGACGAAGGGGTACTGGAACTTCTTCCATCCCTGTCCCACCGTGGCGGTGACGCCGTCGGTGTGCAGCCACCCCTGCCACGGCGAGCCCCACTGCTGAAACCGCACGGTCGCCCGCGCGCCGCCCGACTCGTGGCCGCTCTTGAGCGCGCGAAGATGGAACGTCAGGTACAGCACGTCGTCCGCCTGGATCGGCTCCGTCGGCCACGACATCACTTCCACCGCGTAGACCTCGCCGCGGTAGTCCTGGGTCCGGACGCGAAAGGCCTTGGAGAACGGCATGCCCTCCACCGCGACGACCCGCCGCTCGAAGTCGCCGGTCTTCATGTAGCCGGACTCGTCGGCGGGCATGAAGGCCGCGTCGCCGCCGCTGAGAAACCGCTCCGGCGTTTCGCTGGTCAGGATCAGCCGTCCCGCCGGAAGCTGCTGACTTTCGGCCAGGGCCGAACCCAAACTCGCCGCCACACCCAGTAGAACCGCCAACGCCGCCGACAACCTCATGCCGTGTCCTTTCGTCAATCCCGGTAGTCGAGTTTCCATCCGTTCCCGCGGATCTGTCCGGGCAATACGTCAATAGCCTGCGCGTGCCCGTCCAGCATGCCCATGTTGACCTGATATCCCGCGGCGTCGTGCAGGGCGTAACCCGGATAGGCGGCGCCCACCTGTCGCGAAAAGAGCATGCTGTCCGCGAAGGCCACCGTGGTCGAAGTCGATTCGATCTCGTCGATCCGCTTGGCGTTTTCGTCGAACCACAGCGGCCAGAGCCCGCGTAACTCCCACGTGTACGGATTGCTCCCGCGAAGTTCCGAATTGTAGAGGTACGACGTTCCGTCCCTCCAGAGATACGAGTCGAACTCGCCGCCCGCTGCGTCCGCCGGGCACGCCGCCACGCCGACCTCGGTGTCGATCCCCACCCTCGCGGGCAAGCCGACGTAGGGATTCAGCGGCGGATACACCTTCGGAGGCGTCATCGCCTCCGCTCCCGCCCTTCCGGCAAAACCCAGGCGAAGCCAGTAGGTGCCGCCGTCATGCCGCAGCAGGTATCCCGCGTGATCCTGGGCGTAGAAGCCCACCAGCGCCGAGGCCAGCGTCCGCAGGTGGGTGAGGCACTCAGCCGACCGGGCCGTCCGCCGGGCCTGCTGCAGCGCCGGAAGCAGCATCGCCACCAGCACCGCGATGATCGCAACCACGACCAGCAGTTCGATCAGCGTAAAGGCCGCTCGTTTCCTTTTCATGGTGCATGGCTCCTATCTTTCCTGGCACCGGCTGGTGGACCCGCGATCCACCAGATGCGTTTCGAGATACCGCACTTCGTCCCGCCCTTGTCCGGTTTCGATCCGGCGCAGCATGTCCAAGGCCGCCTCGGCCGCCCGAACGCGGGGAATGCGCACCGTACTCAGCGGCGGATCGACGTGGGCCGCCCACGGCATGTCGTCGGTGCCGACCACGCTGATGTTCCGACCGGGCGTCAGGCCGCAGGCCTTCAGTTCCGCGTACACCGGATTGATATGGTTGTCGTAGACGATCAGGGCGGTCGGCTGGACCTGGGCCTTGATGATCCGGCGAACTCCCGCCCGGATGGTGTCGTTTTCCCAGCCGACGTTGGCCACCCACTCGGGCCTCACGTCGAGGTTGAACTCAACGCACAGGCGATAGAACCAGTCGCGCCGCAGGTACTGCCCGCGATGATAGGAGTCGTTTCTGATACCGTGCAGATACGCAATCCGCCGATGCCCCAGGCCGACCAGGTGCTCCACCTGATCCCGCACCACGCGTTCCTCATCCACGGCCAGGCACGGCGCGATCAGTTCCACGATGTTGGGAAACACGTGCAGGCACGTCGCGCCGTTTCGGACCAGGGGCTCGATGATCCGCAGATCGTGCATCGTGATTCCGTAGGTCAGAACCGGCTGCGACCCCTGCCGAAGGATTTCCTCCACCACCGCCTCGGGATTCGCTTCGAGTTCCATCACCCGGACCCTCAGGGCGGCGGCCCCCTGGGCGAGCCTGCCCGCCAGATAGCCGGTGAACTCGTTGCTGAAGTTGCCCGGCTTGAAACCTTCGGCCAGGTCAAAGTATAAAACGTTCAGCAAACGCGGCTGAACCGCCGTGCCATTGAGCCGATAGAAGCCCGACCGCGGCCGGCACTCGATCAGCCCCTCGTTCGCCAGTCGCGTCAGGACCCGGTCCACCTCCGTCTTGGTCGCCGAGCAGACCGCCATCACCTCGCGGACCGACGGCAGCCGCTGGCCGTCACCCGCCTGGGCCGCCGCCCGTCGCAGGTACGCTTCCACCCGCTGCGAAGACCCTGTTTCCCGTAGCATTGTGTTCATAGCGATGCATTCCTGGACATCAGATGGATCAGTTGCGATCAGTTTAACATCTGACGATCAGATCGTCAACGGCAAACTGCAACCTAAGGCTATATCATTACCACTAATACTCCGATACCCTTTTGGCGGTCCATGCAAGGTCGGAGCAATGACGTTTTTGGCTGCGTCGGTTAGAATTAACTCCTTGCGGCTGTTGTGCCGGGATTATAAGGAAGCATGGCGCGTGTGAGCGCGCGAATGGCACGGGATCGTCAGACAGGAGCAGACAGATGACCATTGAGGGCCAGTTTGAACACACCGCCGGGAAGTCGAAGCTGAGCCTTGCCGAGGCCTCTGTGATTACCGAGGCGGCCCGTCAGGCGGGACTGGTGCTTAACACCAGTTGCGCCGGACGCGGCAATTGCGGCGGCTGCGTGGTCGAACTGCTGGCGGGAACCTACCGCCAGGACGGGAGCACCTTCGCGGTGACGGCCGGCGAGCGGCGGCGGGTGCATGGCTGCCGGACGACCATCGTGGAGGGCCCCTTCCAGATTTTCGTGCCGCGCCGATCGCTGGTCGAAACGGGCGAGAAGGTGGTGGCCGACTTCGTTCTCAACGGCCGCCACCGCCACGAGCCGACGGTGCGAACGATGAAGGTGCAACTGCCCAAGCCGGTTCTGCGGGAACCGCTGGGCGATTACGAACGGCTGGCCCGGTTGATGCGGAACGATTTGGGCGTCCAGCTTGCCGGGGCGAGCCTGACCGCGCTGCGGGAGCTTCCGAGGCTGACGCGGGCTGAGATCTATGACTTGACGGTTCGGATCGGCTGGCGGCACCATCAGGGGTGGGAACTGGTGGCGATCAGCAACGGCGGGCAGACGCCGCGATCGTACGGTTTGGCCATCGACATCGGGACCACCACGGTGGCCGCCGCCCTTGTCGATATCGAAGCCGCCAAGATCGTGGATACCTCGACCTGCTATAATCAGCAGATTCGCCAGGCGGACGACGTCGCGGCGCGGATCGCATCGGCCGGCGCCGATCACGGTCTTGAGGAACTGAACCGGCTGATCGTGGAGGAGACGATCAACCCGATGATTCAGCTTCTGTGCCGCAAGCAGGGCATTGGCACCCAGGACGTCCATCGGGCGGTGATATCGGGCAACACGGTGATGTGGCACCTGTTTCTGGGCATCGACCCGACCGGCCTGGGCCGGATGCCGTTTCCGCCCGGGGCCAACGATCCGGGAGCGTTCCGGGCCCGCGACGTGGGTCTGACCATCGATCCTGCCGCCCTGGTCGACGTCGTGCCGTCCATCAGCGCGTACGTCGGCGGGGATATCGTCAGCGACATCTACGTCACGCAACTCCACGAGGCCGCGGCGCCCCAGATGGTCATCGACGTGGGCACCAACGGCGAGATCGCCCTGATCGCCGACGGCAGGATGTTCGTCACGGCCTGCGCGGCCGGTCCGGCCTTCGAGGGCCTTCGGATTTCCTGCGGCATGCGGGCGAGCACGGGGGCGATCGAAACCATCACGATCGACCGGAGCAGCGGCGAGTGCCGGTGCGGCGTGATCGGCAACAGCCCGCCGGTCGGCATGTGCGGATCGGCTTTGATCGACTTCGTGGCGGAGGGTCTTCGGGCGGGACTGATCACCGAGGCCGGCCGATACAACCGCGAGATGCTCGGTCGCTGCCCGCGGCTGCGGGAACAGCCCGACAGCAAGGTTCTGGAGTACCTCGTGGCTCCGCAAAGCGAGACGGACGGCCTGGACCACGACATCGCCGTCAGCGAGAAGGACCTGGAAACCCTGCTCCAGGCCAAGGGCGCGGTGTACTCGGCCATCCGCATCCTCTGCCGCCGGGCGGGCATCGAGGCTTCGCAGCTCGCGAAGGTCTTCCTGGCCGGCGGGTTCGCCCGCTACATCAACGTCGCCAACGCGATGACCATCGGCCTGCTGCCGGAATTGCCGGCTGCCCGGTATCTGGTGGTCGGCAACGGCTCGCTGGCCGGGGCGTTCGTCGCCCTGATCGACCGCACCTCGTGGCAGGCGTTCCGCGACGTGCTGCGCAAGCCCGAGGTCGTGGAACTCAACCTCGAACCCGACTTCCAGGACGAGTACACCTTCGCCCTGTTCCTGCCGAATTTTCAGAAGGAGCTGTTTCCGCAGACGAGCCAGTCATTGGGGGGATAGATCATGGCGAACAGCAGCAACAACAGCAACAGCCGCGGCGAGTTGGTGCGGATCGTGTTCGTCTGCTCGGGCAACTCGGCCCGCAGCCAGATGGCTGAGGGATTCGCCCGGGCCTGGTCGGCTGACAACGTGTGGGTCGAAAGCGCGGGCATCCGACCGATCGGGCTCTCGGAAAAAGCCGTTCAGGTGATGGCCGAGGTCGGCGTCGACATCTCGCGGCAGCACAGCAAGAGCGTCTACGACATCGATCCCGATCAGGACTACGTGATTACGCTCTGCGATCACGCGGTCGATCCGTGCCAGACGCTTGCGGCCAATCGCGAGCGGGCGCACTGGTCGGCGCCCGATCCGGTCTCCCTCGCGCCGTGCATGGAAGACCCGCTGACCGCCTATCGCCGATCGCGCGACATGATCGCGGAGAAGGTTCGTTCGTTCCTCGAGGAACGCGGACTGCTGAAGGAGGCCGGAGGGCCGAAGGACTGAGCCATGGCGGCATCCGCTGAGAAACGGGTAGGAGAACGCTCACCATGCTGACCTTTGCATCGCCGGTGGGAATGGCCCGGGGCACGCTGTCGGACCTTCTGAGCCAGGCGTACGACGGCTACGAACGGATCGATCCGGAGCAATGCGCCCAGTGGCGGGAGGCGTGGGGGGAGTTTGACGAATTCGCCGAGCGCGACCTGTCGTGGTCGGCTGGGTGGCTCTTCCTGACCCGGATCGGCGAACGGACGATCGGGTTTGCCTCGTGGGACCCGTCGAAGCGGCCGCGGGCGGTTATCGGCCACAACTGCATCGTCCCGGCGCACCGGCATCGCGGCTACGGCCTGGCCCAGATGCGGGAGGTCATCGGCCGCCTGGCCGCACAGGGATTCGCCGAGGCGACGGTTCGGACGGGCCAGGACGATTTCTTCCTTCCCGCGCGAAAGATGTACGAACGGGCGGGTTTTCGCGAGACGGGCCGGCAGGTCGTTGACGGCCATGCGGTGGTCGATTACCGGCTGGCGATTGAATCCGCCGGGTAGCCATCCATGAACCGGGCGTCTACGGCGTCGGCGGGTCGGCGGGCGGTACGAACTGATGGAAGAACCGTATCCGATCCGTCAACTCGTCAAACTCGTAACGCCGGCTCAGGTCGATCGGCATGAAGCAGCCGTTGCCGTGGTCGCTGGCCAGGATGATCATCCGTTGGAACTGCGTCTGGAATCCCTGGTCCTGCGCCTGATGGCCGATCACGAAGAAATCCACGCCCAGCAGTTGAGCGAACTCATCGACGTGGGCCGCGGTGTGCCCGCGACCCCAGACCAGCTCATAGACGCTGCCTCCGGGGATCATGTCCTCCCACGTCCAGCCGCGGCCGAAAATGTCCAGGTCGAAACCGGCCATCGCGTGCGGACCCGGAATCGAGTGCGACAGCCACAGCCGGTTCGGGCAACGGACGGCCAGCGGAAAGCTCAGCAGCAGGCGAATCAAGCCCTCGGCGATTCCCTCGGCTCCCGATCCGTACTGCCCGCGGATCCACTCGTTGAACGCCGCGATGCTCGCCCCGCCCGATTTGGTGATCTCACGGCCGGTGATCTGGGCCAGATCGTGATTGCCGAGCACAAAGTGCACCTGCTCGGGATGCCGGAGCTTCCATTCGAGGGCGTCGAGCAACAGCAGCAGCGAGTTGTCCTCGCCGGCGGAGTCGCTTAGGCCCTGGCCGTTCTGATGGATCAGCTCGTGGAGCACCACGTGCCGGTGGGGCTGGCGCTCGAGGTTGGCGAAGTGCTTGAGGGCATGGAGATTCGGCGAGAAGCCGTGAAGATCCCCGGTCATCACGACCTGGCCGTAGTCCGGCAGGCAAACGACGCCCCCTTCCCGAAGGGGATCCTCCTGCTGCAGGGCGATCACGTCCTCAAATAGTCTGAGGACCCTTTCCGATGAGCGATGCTTCACGTTACAGAACCTGTCACCACGACAACTGACCCGACGACCCTGGCCCGCGAGA is from Phycisphaerae bacterium and encodes:
- a CDS encoding prepilin-type N-terminal cleavage/methylation domain-containing protein produces the protein MKRKRAAFTLIELLVVVAIIAVLVAMLLPALQQARRTARSAECLTHLRTLASALVGFYAQDHAGYLLRHDGGTYWLRLGFAGRAGAEAMTPPKVYPPLNPYVGLPARVGIDTEVGVAACPADAAGGEFDSYLWRDGTSYLYNSELRGSNPYTWELRGLWPLWFDENAKRIDEIESTSTTVAFADSMLFSRQVGAAYPGYALHDAAGYQVNMGMLDGHAQAIDVLPGQIRGNGWKLDYRD
- a CDS encoding DUF4445 domain-containing protein, translating into MTIEGQFEHTAGKSKLSLAEASVITEAARQAGLVLNTSCAGRGNCGGCVVELLAGTYRQDGSTFAVTAGERRRVHGCRTTIVEGPFQIFVPRRSLVETGEKVVADFVLNGRHRHEPTVRTMKVQLPKPVLREPLGDYERLARLMRNDLGVQLAGASLTALRELPRLTRAEIYDLTVRIGWRHHQGWELVAISNGGQTPRSYGLAIDIGTTTVAAALVDIEAAKIVDTSTCYNQQIRQADDVAARIASAGADHGLEELNRLIVEETINPMIQLLCRKQGIGTQDVHRAVISGNTVMWHLFLGIDPTGLGRMPFPPGANDPGAFRARDVGLTIDPAALVDVVPSISAYVGGDIVSDIYVTQLHEAAAPQMVIDVGTNGEIALIADGRMFVTACAAGPAFEGLRISCGMRASTGAIETITIDRSSGECRCGVIGNSPPVGMCGSALIDFVAEGLRAGLITEAGRYNREMLGRCPRLREQPDSKVLEYLVAPQSETDGLDHDIAVSEKDLETLLQAKGAVYSAIRILCRRAGIEASQLAKVFLAGGFARYINVANAMTIGLLPELPAARYLVVGNGSLAGAFVALIDRTSWQAFRDVLRKPEVVELNLEPDFQDEYTFALFLPNFQKELFPQTSQSLGG
- a CDS encoding substrate-binding domain-containing protein, whose translation is MNTMLRETGSSQRVEAYLRRAAAQAGDGQRLPSVREVMAVCSATKTEVDRVLTRLANEGLIECRPRSGFYRLNGTAVQPRLLNVLYFDLAEGFKPGNFSNEFTGYLAGRLAQGAAALRVRVMELEANPEAVVEEILRQGSQPVLTYGITMHDLRIIEPLVRNGATCLHVFPNIVELIAPCLAVDEERVVRDQVEHLVGLGHRRIAYLHGIRNDSYHRGQYLRRDWFYRLCVEFNLDVRPEWVANVGWENDTIRAGVRRIIKAQVQPTALIVYDNHINPVYAELKACGLTPGRNISVVGTDDMPWAAHVDPPLSTVRIPRVRAAEAALDMLRRIETGQGRDEVRYLETHLVDRGSTSRCQER
- a CDS encoding GNAT family N-acetyltransferase; its protein translation is MLTFASPVGMARGTLSDLLSQAYDGYERIDPEQCAQWREAWGEFDEFAERDLSWSAGWLFLTRIGERTIGFASWDPSKRPRAVIGHNCIVPAHRHRGYGLAQMREVIGRLAAQGFAEATVRTGQDDFFLPARKMYERAGFRETGRQVVDGHAVVDYRLAIESAG
- a CDS encoding arsenate reductase ArsC; translated protein: MANSSNNSNSRGELVRIVFVCSGNSARSQMAEGFARAWSADNVWVESAGIRPIGLSEKAVQVMAEVGVDISRQHSKSVYDIDPDQDYVITLCDHAVDPCQTLAANRERAHWSAPDPVSLAPCMEDPLTAYRRSRDMIAEKVRSFLEERGLLKEAGGPKD